GAACGCACAGGACGTAACCCGCAGACTGGTCAGCCAATGACCATTCCAGCTCGCAAAGTTGTAAAATTTTCACCAGCTAAAGCTCTTATGGAAAGTGTCAACAAGTAGCTTATAACCCAAAAGGTCGTCATTTTTGACGACCTTTTGACTTGCCTTTCATTCTTTTTTCTATTCACTACATATTGTTGCTGATCCGTGTAAAATCACGGGATGTAGCATATTCTTTTAGTTCGCATGCTTATAAGTTGCACATGAACTCATCATAAATAATCCTTTTACAATACGGTATGTTGTAAATTAATCACAATTTGCAGCATAGAATTGGGAAAGGATCATGGCGCCGGCCTGCGCTACGTTAAGCGAATCAAAACCGTGAGCCATAGGGATAAACAGGGATACATCCAGTCGTTTAGCGACATTCGGGCGGATGCCTTTTTCCTCGTTTCCTAATACTAAGACGGCAGGGGTGTGCAGTTTTGTTTTATACAAGTTTTCTGCGCCTTCTTTGTATTCTGCGCCGTACACAAAATATCCCATTTCTTTTGCAAGTTCTAATGTCCTTGAAATGTTAGTAGCTTTTGCAACTGCAAGCTTGCCAAGAGCTCCGGCGGAGACTTTTGCAGCAGCTGCACCCAGAAAAGAAGCATTGTGTTTCGGAACAATCATGCCGCCAGCGCCGATACCATAAATTGTTCGGGCAAGTGTTCCGGCGTTACCGGGATCTTGGATTTGATCTAGAACAACAACAAGTGGCAATTCCGCTTCCAGTGCTTCAGAAAGAACTTCATCTTCAGATTTAAAGCCAGCTTTAAATATTTTTGCAATAACACCCTGATGGTTACCTTCAAACAGTTTGTTTAAGGACTGGTCCTGTACGAACATAAAACGAATTTTATTCTTTTTACACAGGTCAGTTATTTTTGAGATATCCGCTCCTCGTTTATCTTTACGGATAAGAACGGAGTCAACTTGCTCAGGTGAAGAGGTAAGTTGCTCAACTACCGGTTTTACGCCCGGAAGTATGCCATCAGTGTTTTCTTTGTAATTGTCGCTCATAATTATATATCCTGAAAAAATCGCTAAATGGATGAAAAATTCTTAGTAACAGATGATTGCCTTGTCCTCTTGGATAGGGTAGGTGCCATATCATTATAAGGGTGAACTACCTGTCTAAAACCAGTCTTGCAATAGCTACACCCCTGCAAAATGGAAAATAGATGCATAAAAATTTTGATACTCAAAAAATGACTTTTCGAAAGATTCTTCTTTTGTGCCTTGCGTGCATGTTGCTTGCGGCGTGTACTTCTAAATCAAGCAAAAGCACGGCCACACTGCCTGTTCCTATTCCGGACGAGACAGCCATGATCACAGAGCTCGTTGAGCTTGAAGTCAGTGGTGAACCGGCAGACGAAGTTGTCGATGTGCAGGTTCCTCCTGCAGATGACGCAGAGCCGTTATCCAGTGAAGAACTTGAAGCGCTCGAAACTCGTCTTAACATCAATATTGATATGGACGAGAGCGATCGTAAGGTTGTTGAGCAATATTTCAAGTATTTCACTCACCGAGGACGTAAAACTTTCCAACGTTATCTGTCCCGTTGTGGAGCGTTGCTTCCTCATGCTACCGAGATTTTTAAACAAAAAGGCTTGCCGGAAGAGATAGTATATCTTGCCTTTGTAGAAAGTGGTTTTAATGCGAAGGCATACTCGCGTGCTGGTGCTGCCGGTGTTTGGCAGTTTATGCCCTATACTGGTAGAAAATACGGTTTGAAACAAAACTGGTGGATTGATGAACGACGCGATCCTTACAAATCCGCATCTGCTGCCGCAGATTATCTTCTAAAATTATATAACGACTTCGGAGATTGGTATCTCGCCATTGCCGCATACAATGCAGGTGAAGGCAAAATTGGTCGTGCTATGGAGAAGACCGGCGCAGAAAGCTTTTTTGAATTAACGCAGAAAAATCATAAGCTGAGCCATAAAGCTAGATTGCGCAAAGAAACCAAACATTACGTTCCTAAGTTTCTTGCTATCGTAAAAATTATGCGCAACCTTGAAAAACTGGGGTTTGACCCTTGTGAAGGCGGAGCATGCGAACCTATTAAAGCTATTAAGGTAAAGGGCGGTACAGACTTACTTGCTCTTGCCAACGACCTGAACATCAGGTGGAAGACTTTTTACGATATGAACACAGCGTTCCGTCGTCAGGTGAGTCCTCCTGATTATGAAGCGACAGTATATGTGCCTGCGGTTAAGGCCGCTAAGGCTATAGCGTTTCTTCAAAGTGATAAATCCCGTCCTTATGCTGGGTGGATCTCATACAAGGTACGCAGGGGCGACTCATGGTACCGTATCGGCCGTAAGCATGGCGTTCCGGTAGCTGTATTGAAGAAGGTCAATAACCGCAGAAGCAATATGCTAAAACCGGGACAACGATTAATGATTCCCGGCAGCAACTCCACTCAGGTTGCATGGCGTAGCCCTCGTGCAAAAACTCATGCAATTGCGCAGAAACGCGGTAACTATGTTGTACAGAAGGGTGACACCCTGTACGGTATATCTCGCTCTTCTGGCGTAAGTGTCAAAACGTTATTGTCTGCAAATGGCTTACGTTCGGCTAAATTGCTTCGTGCTGGCACTAAGTTATACATTCCTAATCAGTCCAAGAGGACTGCTGCTAGAAAATCATCTAAGAAGAAAGCGACTAAAACCGTTGCGTATCAAGTTCGCAGAGGTGAGTCTGTTTGGACTATCGCGAAAAAGTTTGGTGTATCATACAAAGATGTTCTTCGCTGGAACCAGTTGAGTAAACGCTCTGTTCTGCGTCCCGGTGATAATTTGAAGATTTACGCGAATTAATAACAATACATTCTTTTGTTTTCTAAGCCCCCGTTGCATTCGGGGGCTTTTTTTATGGTGATAGCAAACTTTTCATTCATAGCAGCATTCGGAAATGCTATTGTGTCGGCACTATTTGAAAACCAAGCAGGAGTAGCGCCATGCATGTAACGCCGCATATAGCTTTTTATAATGATTTACTGTCTATAATTCCAAAAAAAAGAATTTATAGAGATCCGTTGCAGGTACTGGCGTATGGAACAGACGCCAGTTTTTACCGTCTAATTCCTAAGATGGTTGTGGATGCAGAGTCCGAAGAGGAAGTGCTGCATATTTTAAAATTAGCGGATACACATAGGGTTGCTGTAACGTTTCGTGCTGCGGGAACAAGTCTCTCAGGGCAGGGAATTTCAGATTCAGTTCTGGTGCGTATTGGCGATGCATGGCGTAATTATCGCATTACAGAAAATGCAACTCGTTTCACTGTGCAGCCGGGGTTGATAGGTGGTCATGCAAACAGAGCTTTGCTGCCGTTTGGAAGAAAAATCGGCCCTGACCCTGCATCTATTGATAGTGCTAAAATTGGGGGGATTGTTGCCAACAATGCTTCCGGTATGTGCTGCGGTGTCGCTGAAAACAGTTATAAGACCTTAAATAGTATGCGCCTTGCTCTGTATGATGGAACCTTGCTTGATACCGCATGTGAAGAAAGCAAAAGAAGGTTTGAAGAAAAGCATCCGGAAGTTGTGAAGGGGCTTCAGGATATTCGTGAGCGAGTTATGGCAGACAAAGATTTGTCCGGTCTTATTGCTAAGAAATTTAAAATTAAGAACACAACTGGCTATAGCCTGAACGCTATTGTGGACTTTGACGATCCATATGAAATATTGCAGCACCTCATGGTGGGGTCAGAAGGCTCATTAGGGTTTATATCAGAAGTTACTTATCGAACAGTAATTGAGCCTAAGTACAAAGCTACCGCGCTTGCTATGTTTCCGAGTCTTCAAGATGCCTGTTTGGCAACGATGGAGTTAAAAAAGCAGCCTGTGTCCGCTGTGGAGTTAATGGATGAGCGTTCGTTGCGCTCTGTAAGCGATAAGCCGGGGATGCCGGATTCTATTAAAAACATTGCGGCAGGCACAACCTCGCTTCTTATTGAAACAGCTTCAAATGATCCATTTGAAATAGAAGAACAGGTTAAGGCGATTATTGCTTCCGTAGATCATATTAACAAATTAGAGCCTGTTGAATTTTGTCATGACCCTATTCAGTGCGCTAAATTCTGGGCAGTGCGAAAGGGGTTGTTCCCTGCCGTGGGTGCCGTTCGAGAAACAGGTACAACAGTAATTATTGAAGATGTGGCCTTCCCTCCGGAAAGTTTTGCAGATGGTGTAGCGCGTCTGGAAGAATTGTTGAAAAAGTACAGGTACGACTTAGCAATCATATTTGGACATGCGCTTGAAGGTAACGTGCATTTTGTGTTTACACAGGACTTCAGTATCGGCTCAGAAATTGATCGCTATCAAAAATTTATGGATGAAGTTTGTACTATGGTGGCAACTGAGTACAAAGGCTCGCTGAAAGCAGAACACGGAACTGGGCGTAATATGGCGCCGTTCGTGGAATTGGAGTGGGGCAAGCAAGCGCATGATCTTATGCGTGAGATTAAAAACTTACTTGATCCATATAATCTGCTGAACCCCGGTGTTATCATTAACGATGATCCGCGTGCGCACCTTACAGCACTCAAGCCGCTTCCGGTAGCGCATGATATTGTGGACAAATGTATTGAGTGCGGTTTTTGCGAGCCTATCTGTCCTTCTGCAAATATAACATTTACGCCGCGTCAGCGAATCACCAGTCTTCGCGAATTGTATCGGCTCAAAGACTCACCATCAGAGCAGAAGAAGTTTAAAAAGATGTGGGCAGAGTATAACTACCTTGCCATGGAAACCTGCGCTACTGACGGGCTGTGCCATACTCTTTGTCCTGTTGATATTAATACAGGCTCTATGATTAAAGACCTGCGTGCTCAACGAGCCTCCTCTTTTGCGAATTCCACAGCGGATTGGGTTGGTCGTAACTTTAGCTCAGTTGCTAAAGGTGTGCAGGTTGCCCTTAAAGGGGCAAACCTTGCGCATCGCCTGTTCGGAACCCATGTCATGGATTCAGGAGCACACGTGCTTCGTGTTGTTTCTATGAAAAAGATTCCACTCTGGAATAAAGAAATGCCGACAAGTGCCAGCCTTATCAAACCGGTACCTATTAATGACGGTAATCCGGATAAAGTAGTCTATTTCCCAAGCTGTATAAGCAGAACAATGGGGCCTTCAAAAGGTGATCCCGAATCTACAGACATTCCACAAAAAACGATCCAGCTGTTGTTAAAAGCAGGATACGAAGTACTTTTTCCGTCCAATATGCAGAATCTATGTTGTGGTCAGGCCTTTGCATCCAAGGGCTACACCGCACAAGGGGAGCATAAGTCAAAAGAACTTTCAGATGCCTTGCTGGCTATTTCGGAAAACGGTCTATACCCCGTTCTCTGTGATACAAGCCCGTGTTTGCATCGGATGCTCGACTATATGGATAAGCGCCTTACGCTTTACGACCCAATCCGTTTCTGTCTGGAGTGTCTGCCGGATAGACTCGATTTTGTAAAACTTCCACGTAAAGTTGCCATCCATCCGACATGTACTGTTCGGGAAATGAAGCTTGTTGAGCCGCTTGTTGAACTTGCCAATATGTGTGCTGAACATGTGGTGCTCCCAGCAGATGTCTATTGCTGTGGATTTGCCGGTGACAGAGGCTTCTCCTTCCCAGAGTTGAATAAGGCAGCACTCGCAGATTTACCGAAGCAAGTTGAAGACTGTGACGAAGCCTATTCAACAAGCAGAACTTGTGAAGTCGGCCTAAGCCTGCATTCCGGTCTCAAGTACCGGAACATAATGTATTTGGTTGATGATGCTACTGTTGTGAAAAAAGAATAGGTGGAGGTTTTTTTGCCTGCGGCGCTTGTTTTTTTGCCTCCGGCGGGCAAGGGCTCTGCCCTGCACCCGCAAGGGGAATTCCCCTTGACCCGTTCCGCGAAGGACGCCTGTAAGTTGAAACAATTACGGTTTAATGACAAATGAATATAAAAAAGGGTTGGTACCAATGGTGCCAACCCTTTTGTGTTTTTTCAGAAAATATCGAGGGCTCCCCTTTTCTACCATTACTTTTAGGTAGTGGTGCATAGCCGCGTGAAAACAGATTCAGCGGGCTTACCTCGCAGCTAAAAGTTTTTGGAAGGGGGTCTGGGGGATAACCTTGTTTCAACAAGGTTTCCCCCAGCCGTCGGAGACAAATAAAAAAAGCGTCGAAGACTTGCCAAAGGCTTTCCGCTGATAAGCGCCGTCGGAGATATACTAAATCCAGTCATCATCCTCTTCGATAGGCGCAAAGCCACGGCGCATAGTGTTTTCTGTTACAACACGCGGATCAAGGAATTGGAGCAGGTAATCTGGTCCACCGGTTTTGGAACCTACGCCGGACATCTTAAATCCGCCGAACGGTTGGCGCTCTACAAGTGCGCCAGTGTTGTTGCGGTTCAGGTAGAGGTTACCCACACGGAATTCTTTACGTGCTTGTTCGAGGTGCTCTGGCGAACGGGAGAATACGCCGCCTGTGAGGGCAAAGCGGGTTCCATTGGCGATGGCGATTGCATCATCAAAGGTTGCTGCACGCATGATTGCGAGCACAGGCCCAAATATTTCTTCTTGCGCAATTCGGTGTTCCGGCTTGATGTCACCTACGATGGTTAATGGAACATATGCGCCATCTGCCGGATGATCGTCACGTTTGAGAAGGATGGTTCCCTCTTCTTCCGCAATTTTGATATAATCCATAACAGTTTTCTGACATGAAGCATCAGCGAGGGGGCCCATGTAGTTCTCTGGATCTTCGGAACGGCCGATTTTGATGTCCTGACATGCTTTGACAAGTCGCTCCACGAAACGATCATAGATCGGATCAAGAACGATAACACGGGAACATGCGGAACATTTTTGTCCTTGGAAGGCGAAAGCTGAGTAGACGACGTGAAGTACTGCTTCATCGAGATCGGCATCGTCATCAATGATGATGGCGTTTTTGCCGCCCATTTCAGCAATAACGCGTTTGCACTGCATCTGGTTCGGCTGGACGACAGATGCTTTGTTCTGAATACGCAAGCCGACTTCCATGGAGCCTGTGAAGCAGATCATGGATACTTTCGGGTGCTCGATAAGGTAGTCGCCCATAACAGAGCTTCGACCCGGGCAGTAGTTGAATACACCGTTCGGAAGCCCGGCTTCACGGAAGATCTCTACAAGATTGTAGCCAACACGGGAGGATATGGACGCCGGTTTGTATACGACAGGGTTACCAGTAACGATGGCAGCAGAGCACATGCCGATTGCAATCGCAAACGGGAAGTTCCATGGAGAAATAACCGCTGCAACGCCTTTCGGTTGGTAGAAAAGCTGGTTGTGTTCACCCGGTGCGCGCCCCATCCTGCGTGGCTTGTCGAGTCGCAGCATTTCGCGGGCATAGTATTCGAGAAAGTCAATACCTTCGCCAACATCATGATATGCCTGATCCCACTGTTTACCGATTTCCAGCACTTGCCATGCAGAGAGCTCATATTGACGCTGACGTGCAAGCTCAGCGGCTTTAAGCAGGCATTCTGCACGTTCTTTTGCCGGAGTATCACGCCATGTGAGAAATGCTTTGTCGGCGGCCTCAAGTGCTGCGTCAATTTCTGCTGTCCCAGCCTGACATACGTCAGCAATTTTTTCGCTGTAATCAGCAGGGTTTGTTGTCGGAATAACATCTTCTGTCTGCACTTCTTTACCATTGATATAGAGCGGAATAACACCACCGGCTGATTCACGTACTTTTTTGATTGCTGCCGGGAACGCAGTGCGGCATTTCGGGATGGTGAAGTCAATCATAGCATCGTTTTTAAAGAGCGGCAGGCCGTCTACGATTTCTTCCGGTTTCGGTTCAGGGCGTGCAGCCAGTTCGCGTTGTAACGTGATTTCTGGATTTTCAAGGAGACGGGCAACTTCGGCACCGTCTGCAAAGGACTGACGGAGGAACGATTCGTTTGCAGTATTTTCGAGAAGGCGGCGTACGAGGTATGCCATGCCCGGAATGATGTCACCGTATGGGCAATAGAGACGAACCCGTCCTGCAACGTTGAGCAGACCCTTACGAACCGGCTCCGCCATACCGTAGAGAACTTGGAATTCGTATCGGTTTTCAGGTACAGTCATGGATTGCGCCATTTCCATTGTGGCGGAGATCGTACGGATATTGTGCGAAGCACATGCAAAATAAACGATGTCGTGGTTTTCCAGCAGAATTTTTGCGACACGTTCGAAAGCGATGTCAGATTCCGGCTTGTACATCCATACAGGGAAGTCCCAGTTGTTTTGCTTTGCCAATACGGATTCCATATCCCAGTACGCGCCTTTTACTAGACGGACGGCGATTGGAAGCTGTTCTGTTCGTGCCCAGTGAATAAGCTGCTCAGCGTCGTGTTCTGTGCAGCGTAAGTATGCCTGTAATACAATAGAAAGATGCGGGTAATGACGGAATTCCTGAGCGCTACGTAATCTGCGGTATAGCTCTAATGTGATTTCGCGGTATTTGAGCGATTCCATATCAATGCAAAGGAATGCCCCCATTTCGATAACTTTACGGTAAATAGGCTCAAGGCGTTTGTAGATTCCTTGAACAGAACCTTCAATATCTACAGGTTTAGCCTGAGAATAAAGCGCGGAAGGTTTAATAGATACGTTTACTTTTGGAGTGTATCCCCAGTCCATGCTGCTGTCGCCACCTTTGCCGGCGTGTGCTTTCCATTTGGACTGTTCTTCAGCGATTGCATCAAGTACTTCAAGATAACCGTCACGGTAGGCGTCTGCTTCTTCTTCACTTACGGTTGCTTCACCGAGTAAGTCTACCGTGAATGTAAAGCCTTCCTTGCGCAGCTTTGCTAGGCCCTTAACTGCCTCTTTGGTATTCTGCCCTACAATAAATTGCCGTCCCATATTTTCAATATTGGAGCGGATGGTTTTTTCCATAATTTTAGCGGTAAGTTTACCACCAAAACTGGCTTTGCCTGCGCCCCATTTAAGAACGGCTGGAACTTCATGGTCTTCGCCGGAGAAGTATTCGCGGATATGACGGGACAATGACTCCGAAGTGTTTAGATAAGGGAATACGTCTACAAAACGGAAGAGCTGCACCTTAAAGTCTTCATTTTTCATCGCCCAGTCCATGACTTTACCGGTCCACCATCCCTTATTGAAGATAGATGGAGCCTCGCCACTGATGCTCTTGAAGAACTCTTTACCACGTTCAACGATCTTTGCCTCTAGCTGTGTATCCATTCAGGCCTCCTGAAGTGTACAAGTTGATTTTCACTCTGTATTGGTCAAACCTTTGAATCTACCACCTTTATTTTATGTATAGTTATGAAATTCGTTGTACCGCCTTAGCATAGTAGTGGCAAGCATCTGTGCGAATTTACAATATAATCTCATGAAAGAAGCTGATAATGGGGGGCGGAAGAGATTGGTCGTTTGCACAACTTCCTGCAGTATTCCTCTTGTTTTTACAGGTGGCACACTGGTTGTTGAGCATAAAAAAAGCGGTGTGCAGAAGCACACCGCTTATAAAATACAACTCTAGATTCAACGTACTGTGATACGCTAATGCATTATAAAAGATACAATGTATGGCGCCAACAATGCATGGCATGAGAAGTGGCAAGAATATTATTTACTGCGGTATACAATCCGCCCCCTGGTAAGATCGTATGGAGAAAGCTCCACTTTAACCGTATCCCCAGGTAGAATGCGAATGTAAAACTTACGCATTTTACCAGAAATATGAGCAAGAACGATGTGGCCGTTGCTCAATTCAACTTTAAACATTGCGTTTGGCAATGCTTCCTGCACTACGCCATCAACTTCAATGGCTTCTTCCTTAGCCATGATTCCTCCATATAAAACAGTTGGTAATATAAATTTTTACTGTAAAAATTTTTTTTATTGCTACTATGCGTGGATAGCGACAAAGATACCCTGCTGTCAATGGGGATTACGGCTTTAACTTACCTGCAACGTTATTATTTTCTAGCTGTAGAATATTCGTTTCGTTTGTACGCAACTGTCAGAAGATATAGACCAAACAGCACCATGGGGACACATAGTAACATTCCCATAGTAAGCCAGTTAAAGGCAATAAAACCAAGTTGCGGGTCCGGTTCTCTGAAAAATTCTACAATAAACCGGAAGGTTCCGTAAAAAATAAGAAATAACCCGGAAACAGCACGGGTTGGACGTGGCTTTGCAGAAAATCCCCATAAAATGATGAACAACATCACGCCTTCCAGACCTGCTTCATATAGCTGGGAGGGGTGACGCGGTAATGGGCCGCCGCCCGGAAAGATCATTCCGGTTGGTGCATTTGTCGTTCTGCCCCATAATTCTGCGTTGATGAAGTTCCCGAGTCTTCCGAAGAATAACCCCGGAGGAACCATCGGCGCAAAAAAGTCGCCCACTTCAAATAAGGTCATTTTATGTTTACGGGCAAATAGTCCGAAACAAATGATGACCCCGAGCAAACCACCGTGAAACGACATCCCGCCGTTCCATATTGCAAACACTTGTTCTGGGTTGGAAAGATAGAACGGCAAGTCATAAAAAAGTATGTAGCCGATCCTGCCGCCCAGCACTACGCCGAGCACACAAAAGGTCACCAGATCGTCGACCATTTCAGAATTCCAGATATTCGTGGGTCTGGAAGCTCTATATCTGCCGAGCAGCCA
The sequence above is a segment of the Halodesulfovibrio aestuarii DSM 17919 = ATCC 29578 genome. Coding sequences within it:
- the pruA gene encoding L-glutamate gamma-semialdehyde dehydrogenase → MDTQLEAKIVERGKEFFKSISGEAPSIFNKGWWTGKVMDWAMKNEDFKVQLFRFVDVFPYLNTSESLSRHIREYFSGEDHEVPAVLKWGAGKASFGGKLTAKIMEKTIRSNIENMGRQFIVGQNTKEAVKGLAKLRKEGFTFTVDLLGEATVSEEEADAYRDGYLEVLDAIAEEQSKWKAHAGKGGDSSMDWGYTPKVNVSIKPSALYSQAKPVDIEGSVQGIYKRLEPIYRKVIEMGAFLCIDMESLKYREITLELYRRLRSAQEFRHYPHLSIVLQAYLRCTEHDAEQLIHWARTEQLPIAVRLVKGAYWDMESVLAKQNNWDFPVWMYKPESDIAFERVAKILLENHDIVYFACASHNIRTISATMEMAQSMTVPENRYEFQVLYGMAEPVRKGLLNVAGRVRLYCPYGDIIPGMAYLVRRLLENTANESFLRQSFADGAEVARLLENPEITLQRELAARPEPKPEEIVDGLPLFKNDAMIDFTIPKCRTAFPAAIKKVRESAGGVIPLYINGKEVQTEDVIPTTNPADYSEKIADVCQAGTAEIDAALEAADKAFLTWRDTPAKERAECLLKAAELARQRQYELSAWQVLEIGKQWDQAYHDVGEGIDFLEYYAREMLRLDKPRRMGRAPGEHNQLFYQPKGVAAVISPWNFPFAIAIGMCSAAIVTGNPVVYKPASISSRVGYNLVEIFREAGLPNGVFNYCPGRSSVMGDYLIEHPKVSMICFTGSMEVGLRIQNKASVVQPNQMQCKRVIAEMGGKNAIIIDDDADLDEAVLHVVYSAFAFQGQKCSACSRVIVLDPIYDRFVERLVKACQDIKIGRSEDPENYMGPLADASCQKTVMDYIKIAEEEGTILLKRDDHPADGAYVPLTIVGDIKPEHRIAQEEIFGPVLAIMRAATFDDAIAIANGTRFALTGGVFSRSPEHLEQARKEFRVGNLYLNRNNTGALVERQPFGGFKMSGVGSKTGGPDYLLQFLDPRVVTENTMRRGFAPIEEDDDWI
- a CDS encoding lytic transglycosylase domain-containing protein encodes the protein MHKNFDTQKMTFRKILLLCLACMLLAACTSKSSKSTATLPVPIPDETAMITELVELEVSGEPADEVVDVQVPPADDAEPLSSEELEALETRLNINIDMDESDRKVVEQYFKYFTHRGRKTFQRYLSRCGALLPHATEIFKQKGLPEEIVYLAFVESGFNAKAYSRAGAAGVWQFMPYTGRKYGLKQNWWIDERRDPYKSASAAADYLLKLYNDFGDWYLAIAAYNAGEGKIGRAMEKTGAESFFELTQKNHKLSHKARLRKETKHYVPKFLAIVKIMRNLEKLGFDPCEGGACEPIKAIKVKGGTDLLALANDLNIRWKTFYDMNTAFRRQVSPPDYEATVYVPAVKAAKAIAFLQSDKSRPYAGWISYKVRRGDSWYRIGRKHGVPVAVLKKVNNRRSNMLKPGQRLMIPGSNSTQVAWRSPRAKTHAIAQKRGNYVVQKGDTLYGISRSSGVSVKTLLSANGLRSAKLLRAGTKLYIPNQSKRTAARKSSKKKATKTVAYQVRRGESVWTIAKKFGVSYKDVLRWNQLSKRSVLRPGDNLKIYAN
- the infA gene encoding translation initiation factor IF-1; protein product: MAKEEAIEVDGVVQEALPNAMFKVELSNGHIVLAHISGKMRKFYIRILPGDTVKVELSPYDLTRGRIVYRSK
- the lgt gene encoding prolipoprotein diacylglyceryl transferase, producing the protein MFTYPTIDPLVFSIGPISVHWYGLMYLFGFLTAWLLGRYRASRPTNIWNSEMVDDLVTFCVLGVVLGGRIGYILFYDLPFYLSNPEQVFAIWNGGMSFHGGLLGVIICFGLFARKHKMTLFEVGDFFAPMVPPGLFFGRLGNFINAELWGRTTNAPTGMIFPGGGPLPRHPSQLYEAGLEGVMLFIILWGFSAKPRPTRAVSGLFLIFYGTFRFIVEFFREPDPQLGFIAFNWLTMGMLLCVPMVLFGLYLLTVAYKRNEYSTARK
- the rlmB gene encoding 23S rRNA (guanosine(2251)-2'-O)-methyltransferase RlmB; translation: MSDNYKENTDGILPGVKPVVEQLTSSPEQVDSVLIRKDKRGADISKITDLCKKNKIRFMFVQDQSLNKLFEGNHQGVIAKIFKAGFKSEDEVLSEALEAELPLVVVLDQIQDPGNAGTLARTIYGIGAGGMIVPKHNASFLGAAAAKVSAGALGKLAVAKATNISRTLELAKEMGYFVYGAEYKEGAENLYKTKLHTPAVLVLGNEEKGIRPNVAKRLDVSLFIPMAHGFDSLNVAQAGAMILSQFYAANCD
- a CDS encoding FAD-binding and (Fe-S)-binding domain-containing protein, which produces MHVTPHIAFYNDLLSIIPKKRIYRDPLQVLAYGTDASFYRLIPKMVVDAESEEEVLHILKLADTHRVAVTFRAAGTSLSGQGISDSVLVRIGDAWRNYRITENATRFTVQPGLIGGHANRALLPFGRKIGPDPASIDSAKIGGIVANNASGMCCGVAENSYKTLNSMRLALYDGTLLDTACEESKRRFEEKHPEVVKGLQDIRERVMADKDLSGLIAKKFKIKNTTGYSLNAIVDFDDPYEILQHLMVGSEGSLGFISEVTYRTVIEPKYKATALAMFPSLQDACLATMELKKQPVSAVELMDERSLRSVSDKPGMPDSIKNIAAGTTSLLIETASNDPFEIEEQVKAIIASVDHINKLEPVEFCHDPIQCAKFWAVRKGLFPAVGAVRETGTTVIIEDVAFPPESFADGVARLEELLKKYRYDLAIIFGHALEGNVHFVFTQDFSIGSEIDRYQKFMDEVCTMVATEYKGSLKAEHGTGRNMAPFVELEWGKQAHDLMREIKNLLDPYNLLNPGVIINDDPRAHLTALKPLPVAHDIVDKCIECGFCEPICPSANITFTPRQRITSLRELYRLKDSPSEQKKFKKMWAEYNYLAMETCATDGLCHTLCPVDINTGSMIKDLRAQRASSFANSTADWVGRNFSSVAKGVQVALKGANLAHRLFGTHVMDSGAHVLRVVSMKKIPLWNKEMPTSASLIKPVPINDGNPDKVVYFPSCISRTMGPSKGDPESTDIPQKTIQLLLKAGYEVLFPSNMQNLCCGQAFASKGYTAQGEHKSKELSDALLAISENGLYPVLCDTSPCLHRMLDYMDKRLTLYDPIRFCLECLPDRLDFVKLPRKVAIHPTCTVREMKLVEPLVELANMCAEHVVLPADVYCCGFAGDRGFSFPELNKAALADLPKQVEDCDEAYSTSRTCEVGLSLHSGLKYRNIMYLVDDATVVKKE